In Flavobacterium piscisymbiosum, the sequence CGCTATTTTATTATTAAGTCTGATGAAGTTAAAACGGCTGTAAAAAATCTGTTTTTAGATTACAATAAAAAGGCTGAAGAACTTACCGATAATCCCGAACAAAAAGAGCATTACAAATCGTTGAAGCTTGAAGCAATCGAAGAAGCGCCAATTGGACTTATTATTGCGTATGATCGATCGGTTCTAAATCAGTTTACGATTGGGACTGTGGGCAGTAACGAAGCGGTAAAATTTAGTTCGGTTTGTGCGGCGCAGAATATCTGGCTTTCGCTCACGGAACAAGGTTACGGCATGGGTTGGGTTTCGATTTTAGATTATTATCAGTTCAAAAAGATTCTTGATTTACCTGAAAATATAGAGCCTTTGGGTTATTTCTGTATTGGAAAACCCGCAACCAATTACGACAACCAACCAATGTTGCAACAATTGCATTGGAAACAAAAATCTGAAGCTCCGGTTTGTACCGAAATTAAAAACGTTACTAAAAATTCTATTGTAGATTTTAATCTAAAAGTTAAAAAATCGGCTGAACCAAAACCTGATTTCAGTAGACTTTTACAGGAAAAAATAGATTCTAAAACCAAACCTATTGGGTCTTTAGGAACTTTGGAAAAACTGGCTTTTCAGATGGCAACGGTTTTTGAAACTCTGAATCCGAAAATAACAAATCCTAATATAATAGTTTTTGCAGCTGATCACGGTATTGCGAATCATGGTGTGAGCGCTTATCCGCAAGATGTTACGCGACAAATGGTAGGTAATTTTCTGGAAGGCGGTGCAGCAATAAATGTATTTTGTAATCAAAATGATATTCGGTTATCGATTGTAGATGCCGGGGTAAATTATGATTTCCCCACAAATGCGAATTTGATTCATGCCAAAATTGCAAAAGGAACGCAGTCGTTTTTACACATTCCTGCCATGAGCGAAACCGAATTGCAATTGTGTTTCGAAAAAGGAAAATCGATTGTTGAAGGCATTGCTAAAACTGGATCTAATTGCATTGGCTTTGGCGAAATGGGAATTGGAAATACTTCTACAGCTTCGGTTTTAATGAGTCTTTTAACGGGTTTACCTATCGAAGATTGTGTTGGAAAAGGAACGGGAATTGAAGATAAAAAATTAACTGAAAAACAAAACATTCTAAAAAAAGCGATTGAAAATTATTCCGGTCAAGCCGAATTAAAACAACAGCTCGCCTATTTTGGAGGTTTTGAAATTATACAAATCGCCAGCGGAATGTTGACTGCTTTTGATAATAAAATGCTGATTTTGGTTGATGGTTTTATTTGCAGCGTCGCCTTTTTGATTGCTGCAAAAATAAATCCTGACATTAAAAACAATGCCGTTTTCTGTCATTGTTCTGCCGAGAAAGCCCACCAAAAGCTTCTTGATCATTTAGATGCAAAACCTATTTTAAATCTGGATTTGCGTTTGGGAGAAGGAACAGGTTGTGCGATTGCTTTCCCTGTTTTAAAATCGGCTGAAACTTTTTTGAATGATATGGCAAGTTTTGAAAGTGCTGGCATTAGTAGGAAGTAATTTTAGTGGCATTTTCTCGTTAAGTAAGAAAAAACATTATAATTATGCCATTAATAAAAGTGTACATCCATTTTGTTTGGGGTACAAAGAACAGATTTCCATTTTTAGATTCATTAGAATTAAGACAAAAAGTTTGGAATCATATTAGAGAGAACGCAAAAGAAAAAGGAATTTATGTTGATTTTATAAATGGATATTCAGATCATTGCCATTGTCTAATTTCTTTAGGAGTTGATCAAAATATTCAAAAAATAATACAATTACTTAAGGGCGAATCTTCATTTTGGATTAATAAAAATAAATTGACAAAAGAAAAATTTGAGTGGCAAGATGAATATTTTGCGGTTTCAGTTTCAGAATCTTTAGTAGATAAAGTAAGGGATTATATTAAAAATCAAGAAAGTCATCATAAGAAAAAAACTTTTCAGGAAGAGTACAACGAGATTATTAGAAAATTTGGATTTCAAAAACAATAAATAAAATTTGGCTAAAGCCTTTTTAACTTTAAATATATACCCCCAGATGAATCTGGGGGCTATTCAAAAAAAAACGCATTAATATTAATAATGAAAATATCAGCAATCTAAATTGAATAGACAACATCTTTAGATGTTGGTTACATAATATTGATAATCAAAATGGCTTTAGCCGAATAACTCTATATCCTATAAATGAAAAAGAATTTATGAAGCTTCAAAAAAAAATAAACAATTAGAATTTGGCTAAAGCCTTTCTAACCCTAAATAGAATAACCCCAGATAAATCTGGGGGCTATTCAAAAAACATATTCGTATATAAGAATAAAATTTTAAAACAATCGAGATTTGAATAGCCAACATCTTTAGATGTTGATTAAATATTAATTGACAAACAAAATGGCTTTAGCCTAATAACTCTACATTTTTTAAATGAAAAAAGAACTACATATTTTTTTTACCTCTTTAATGTTTTACACCAGAATTCCGTGTCCAAAAAACATTGACCATCATCCTGATTATTTAAACAAGGCGACTCGTTATTTTCCTTTAATTGGCTGGATTGTTGGCAGTATTTCTTTTCTGGCTTTTTATCTTTTTTCTCTTTTTCTTTCTGTAGAAACTGCGGTAATTTTTGCCTTAATTATTTCTGTTCTTATCACCGGAGCTTTTCATGAAGATGGTTTTGCAGATGTGTGTGATGGTTTTGGCGGAGGCTGGACCAAAGAAAAAATCCTGATCATTATGAAAGACAGCGCTATTGGTGCTTATGGAGCGATTGGTTTGGTTTTACTTTTTTTATTAAAATTCAAATTACTTTCAGAATCTGTTTCGCTTTTCAAAGGAGATAATTCTATAGCCTTTTTTCAGGTTTTTATTTTATTTGTTTCAGCGCATGCTTTGAGCCGTTTGGCAGCCATCTCTATTATTTTTACGCATGAATATTCGAGAGACGATGCTTCGAGTAAAAGTAAACCTATAGCTAAGAACCATTCCTGGAAAGAAGTTTTTGGTTCGTTTTTCTTCGGATTACTTCCTCTTTTTGTTTTCTCTTATTTTCAACATAAATTCCTTTTGGCTTTAATTCCGGTTTTTATAACGCGATTTTTTCTAGCGCGTTATTTCCAGAAATGGATTGATGGCTACACGGGAGATTGCCTTGGTGCGACACAACAGGTTTGCGAGGTTGTTTATTATTTAAGTATTCTTTTGATATGGAAGTTTATCTAGTTCGCCACACCGAAACGATTTGCGACAAAGGAGTTTGCTACGGACAATCGGATGTGGGTTTAGCAGAACCTTTTGAGTCTGTTTTTGAAAATATTGTTTCGCAATTACCTTCTGAAGCAATAATTTTTTCCAGTCCACTAAAACGTTGTGTGATTTTAGCACAATACATTCAAAATAACATTAAAGCAATTTCATTTGAAAAAGAAGATCGTTTGATGGAAATGAATTTTGGCGATTGGGAAATGAAAAACTGGAATGAAATTTCGCCGGAGCAGCTTAATCCCTGGATGGAGGATTTTGTAAATATTAGCGTTTCCAATGGCGAATCGTTTATAGCATTACACGAACGGGTTGGTGATTTTTTATCTCAAATTTCAAAGGAAATTACAAAACCTATCATTATTGTAGCGCACGCTGGAGTAATTCGCAGCATTTTATGTCATCGTACTTCCCTGTCGCTAAAAGATGCTTTTAATAACAAGGTAGATTTTGGTGAGGTAATAAAAATAGCACTTTAAATACGTTTTGTTTAGAATTTATTCTTAATAGTGAAACAAATTAGAAAATTCGACATTTTTAACTTTATCTTTGCAAATAATTAAGGTTGTGTTATTTCGAAACACATTAAAAGGGAATCAAGTAATAATCAAATCTTGAGCTGTACCCGCAACTGTAAGCTTAGTTCTAAAAAAGAACGATTGTTGTTAACTACAAACCACTGCTCGCCCCCGCGAACGGGAAGGTAAACAACAAGACGCAAGCCAGGAGACCTGCCTTTGTAACCAATATCGAGCTCTCGGGAAAAAGAGTTTAGAAATTATGATTTTGAAAAAACTTTTTGCTTTTTGTTTATTGTTCTTGTGCCAGATTATTGTAGCGCAGAGAGATACTATTAATAACTTAAAAGAAGTTATTGTATCTGATGTTAATCTTAAAAAGTACTCCACATCACAATCGGTTCAAATATTGAATGATTCGGTTATCAATAAAAATGCATCTTCTTTAACATCTCTTTTAAATTACAATACTGTCATTTATTTTAAGGAAAATGGTCTTGGTATGACATCCGGACCTTCTTTTAGAGGAACTACTGCGGCACAAACTGCAGTTATCTGGAATGGTATAAACATTAATTCACAATTTTTAGGTCAGACGGATTTCAATACCGTTGGAACAAGAGATTTTAATTCTATAGCTGTCAAAGCTGGTGGAGGAAGCGTTTTATACGGGAGCAGTGCAATCGGCGGAAGCATTCACCTTAATAATGATTTGAGATTTAAAAATGAATTTTCGAATCAGGTATTTTTTAGCCTGGGAAGTTACAATACTTTGAGTGCCAACTATCGCATTAACGCATCTTCTGATAAATATAGTCTACAGGTAAATATTTCCAGAAATAGCTCTGATAATGATTTTAAGTATCCAGGCACAACAGATCAGAGAAACATAAATGGTGAATATTATAATACCAGCATGAACACCACTTTTGGGTATAAAATAGATGCTAAAAACACCATAAAAGCATACAGCCAGTTTTATGATGCAGAACGTCATTTTTCGTTAATTACACCCACAGAAAGCAAAACAAAATACAACGATTTTAACACCCGAAATTTATTAGAATGGGAAAGTTTATTCAATCGTTTTACATCAAAATTGAAATTGGCGCATATTGGGGAATCGTATAAATATTTTAGCAATATAGATTCTGAACTATTTACATATGGTAAAGTTGAAACTTCTATCATAAAATATGATTTGGCTTTTGATGTAAATGATAAAATCAAACTAAACACTATTGTTGATTACACTCGTAATAAAGGATATGGGTCGAGCATCGATAATGCAAAAAGAGAAGTTGGTTCGGCTAGTTTATTATTGAGTCATTTGGTGACTGACAAATGGGATTATAATGCCAGCATACGTCAGGAAGTAACCGATAATTTTGGAAATCCATTCCTGTTTTCTTTTGGAACACGTTATCAATTCACTGATTTTTATCGTGTGAAATTTAATGCTTCAAAAAATTTCAGAATGCCTACATACAATGATTTGTTTTGGGAAGGAAGCGGTAATCCTGATCTAAGACCTGAAACTTCTTATCAGGCAGAAATTGGCAATGAGTTTTTTACAAAGAATTTTTCTGTTTCACTAACCACCTATTATAATTCCATCAAAGACTTATTACGCTGGGTTCCAACTGAGGGAAGCGGCGGCGCATGGTCACCCGAAAACACAGATAAAGTAAGGGCTTATGGTGCCGAAATAATATTAGAATGGAGACCAAAAATAGGAAACAACCATTTTACGGTTAACGGAACTTACGCTTATACAGTTTCTGAAAGTAAACAATTAATAAAAGGAGAATCTGTTTACAAGCAATTGATTTATGTTCCTTACCATAAACTAACAGGATCTGTTTCTTATAATTGGAAAAAAGTATCTTCTTATTTTCAATATTTATACAACGGAGATGCTTATACAACGCCTTTTAATAATCCTGCAAGTAAAGTAAAAGATTACAATATTGGAAATATTGGTATTGATTACGATTTTGGAAAAAAGAACAGTTATAAACTTGGAATACAGGCTTTAAATATCTGGAATAAAAATTACCAACCCGTTGCCAGCAGACAAATGCCGGGAAGAAATTATACAATATACATAAACCTTAATTTTTAAATACAATGAAAAGATTTAACAAACTATTTTTAACTGTCATACTAAGCTCGGCATTTTTTGTGTCATGTAGCAGTGATAATGATGATACTACACCGGAACCTCGTGGAAATTACGAAGGAGGATTATTTATTGCAAATGAAGGTCAATTTCTTAAATCTAATGGAAATGTATCTTATCTATCAGATGATTTAAAAATTGAAAACAATGTTTTTTCTTTATTAAATCCTGAAAAAACAACAAACGACATTATTCAATGCATTGGTTTTAATGGAGACTTTGCTTATCTGGTTGTAAATAATTCTAATAAAATTGAGGTAGTAAACAGATATACTTTCAAGAGCGTTGCTACTATTACTGCAAGTATCAAAAACCCTAGATATATCGCTTTTGCAAATGGAAAAGGATATATTACAAACTGGGGAGTAGGAGAAGATGCTAATGATGATTACGTAGGGATTCTTGACCTTGCTACAAACACTATAACATCTAAAATTCCTGTAGTTGAAGGACCTGAAAAAATAATTGAAAACGGTGGTAAACTTTATGTAACGCACAAAGGAGGTTACAACTTCGGAAATTCATTAACTGTAATTAATTCTGCAACTAACTCAGTAGTAACTAACTTTGTAGTAGGTGATATGCCGTCAGCATTGGTAAAAGATAATGGAAGCTTGTATATTTTATGTGAAGGATATCCTAACTACGCTCCTACCCAAACAGCTGGTAAATTAGTAAAGGTGAGTTTAAGCAGTAATACTGTTACCTCTACTCTTAGTTTTGAAGGCATAACACATCCTGGATTTTTAGACCTTGAAAACGATAAATTATATTACACTATTGATAGTAATATTTACTCTCTTTCTACAAGCGCTACAACTTTACCAACAGCTCCAATTTTCAAAGCTACTGAGGTGACTTCACTTTATGGTTTAGCAGTAAAAAACAGCAAAATATATGTTGCAGACAGAGTAAATGGTGTGGATAATGGAGATATTTATATCTATTCTCTAACAGGAAAACTTGCTAATGATTTTAGCGTAGGTGTTAATCCAAACGGATTTTACTTTAACAACTAACCTAAGAATAGAATTAGTTTATTATTTTGGATAAAAAAAGGCTTTCACTTCTGAAAGCCTTTTTTATGTTTATTATTTTAATGCTTTTAAAAGTCCCTCCGGAGCATCTTTTACATACATCTGATTTCTTATACCATCCATCGCTTTAGTATCTGTAAAATTCTTTAGAGCTATACCTTTATCCAGTTGCGCTTTTTTACCCGTTGCTCCTGTAATTTGCGAAATAGCAACACTTAATAACGGTTCTGATGTATCACCTAAAACACCCAGATTAGTAATACGCTCCAGTTGCTCATAAGTTGGTTTTAAACCATCTGTATACTCTCCAAAATCAGCAGCATTTACGATTTTCAATACCAAAGGCTGCATCGCATATTTATGATTTAGATTTCTTTTTGCTTTTCCAAAAGTTGGAGAATCATATAATGTAACAGAACCAACGTTTTTACCCACTGTTGTTTCTCCTATCTGAACTACTGAAATATAAGGTACCAAACCATTTATCACTAATTCACTCGCAGAAGCAGTACCAGTGGTTGTTAGAATATATACTTTAGATAAATTTAAACTGCTTATTGCTGCTCCGTCTAGCTTATCTACAAAACGATTATTTAGAAATTCCGGATTATCAATTTCAAAAGCTGCATTTATCTTAGCATTCCACTTTTCTTTAGCAAAAATCTTATCCGCAAACTGACCCGTAATCATACTTGCCAAACGCGTTGCAGTTTGTATAGAACCACCACCATTATATCGTAAATCCAGTACAAGATCTGTAATTCCCTGCGATTTCAATTCGGCAAAAGCAGCATTTAGCTGTGCATCGTAATTCGCATAAAAACCATTATACATTAAATAACCTATTTTATGACTTCCTGAAGTAATCACTTTATTGATAAAAATAGGATTTTCATCTAAAGTTGTTTTCACTAACGAAATAGTTTTTCCGTTAGGCTCAAAACTTGTTCCATTAAAATCAGCCATATTTAGCGTATAACTATCAGCAGCCAAAAGAGATTGATAGTTTGAAACTGTAAGTTGAGTGCCGTTTATTCCCGTAAAAAGATCACCACGTTTGATTCCTTTTCCTGAAGCATCAGAATTAGGAATAATATAACGTACATAACCAACTAAGTCAGTTGTACTATTTAGTTTATAACTTAATCTAAGATCGACACCATTATTTTTTGTAGTTCCCTGAAGTTCCTGTTCTAAAACAGTATAATCAGATACTATCCAGCTAAAACGATCAATTGCCTGACCTTTTGGGAATTTGCTAATAGGTTTATTCAATAAAGCCTGAAATAAATCTTCCGGTTGAGAATACCCTCGTAAAAAAGAATTTAATGCTTCCTGATTATTATTAAAACGGTCATCGGCTAAATTAGGCACATCGGCTTGCCACAAATAGTATTGATTTAGCCCTTTCCAAATGAAATCTTTCACCTGCAAATCAGCCGGAGCGGCAACATCATCCTGATCCTCACAAGATTGCAAAGAAAAGGCAAGCAAAAATAATAACAGTACGCTCTTTAAAATTGTTTTCATATAGTAGGTATCTATGTAGTATTAACGTAAAAATAGTATCTTTAGTTTTAACATTAATTATTTTTTATGTATTTTTTTTATTAAAATTTACATCTGCCCTGTAACAAAAATAATAGTGCCTCGTCTTGACTATATAAGCTAACGAATAACCAACCAATTTTATGAATCAGAATGTGTTTATAGAATTAATAAATCCTTTTAAAGACAAAGTTTTTCGTCTGGCAAAAAGATTATTAACCAGTACAGAAGAGGCCGAAGATGCTACGCAGGAAGTAATAGTTAAATTATGGAATAAAAAAGAAAATTTAGATTCTTATAACAGTGTAGAAGCATTAGCAATGACAATGACAAAAAATTATTGTCTGGATCAGTTAAAATCGAAAAGGGCCGGAAATCTTCAAATTGTACATAATAACTATACCGACCGGGAACCTCAGCTGGATAAAAAATTAGAGGATTCGAATAGCTTAGAATGGGTAGAGAAAATTATAAGTCAGTTGCCCGAACAATTACAAATATTAATTCAGTTACGCGATGTTGAACAATATGAATTTGATGAAATTGCGAAAATT encodes:
- the cobT gene encoding nicotinate-nucleotide--dimethylbenzimidazole phosphoribosyltransferase; translation: MSYLDDILKSRRDTRHFTADEVPDEVIEKALQAGHWAPSVGLTDATRYFIIKSDEVKTAVKNLFLDYNKKAEELTDNPEQKEHYKSLKLEAIEEAPIGLIIAYDRSVLNQFTIGTVGSNEAVKFSSVCAAQNIWLSLTEQGYGMGWVSILDYYQFKKILDLPENIEPLGYFCIGKPATNYDNQPMLQQLHWKQKSEAPVCTEIKNVTKNSIVDFNLKVKKSAEPKPDFSRLLQEKIDSKTKPIGSLGTLEKLAFQMATVFETLNPKITNPNIIVFAADHGIANHGVSAYPQDVTRQMVGNFLEGGAAINVFCNQNDIRLSIVDAGVNYDFPTNANLIHAKIAKGTQSFLHIPAMSETELQLCFEKGKSIVEGIAKTGSNCIGFGEMGIGNTSTASVLMSLLTGLPIEDCVGKGTGIEDKKLTEKQNILKKAIENYSGQAELKQQLAYFGGFEIIQIASGMLTAFDNKMLILVDGFICSVAFLIAAKINPDIKNNAVFCHCSAEKAHQKLLDHLDAKPILNLDLRLGEGTGCAIAFPVLKSAETFLNDMASFESAGISRK
- the tnpA gene encoding IS200/IS605 family transposase gives rise to the protein MPLIKVYIHFVWGTKNRFPFLDSLELRQKVWNHIRENAKEKGIYVDFINGYSDHCHCLISLGVDQNIQKIIQLLKGESSFWINKNKLTKEKFEWQDEYFAVSVSESLVDKVRDYIKNQESHHKKKTFQEEYNEIIRKFGFQKQ
- a CDS encoding adenosylcobinamide-GDP ribazoletransferase, which codes for MKKELHIFFTSLMFYTRIPCPKNIDHHPDYLNKATRYFPLIGWIVGSISFLAFYLFSLFLSVETAVIFALIISVLITGAFHEDGFADVCDGFGGGWTKEKILIIMKDSAIGAYGAIGLVLLFLLKFKLLSESVSLFKGDNSIAFFQVFILFVSAHALSRLAAISIIFTHEYSRDDASSKSKPIAKNHSWKEVFGSFFFGLLPLFVFSYFQHKFLLALIPVFITRFFLARYFQKWIDGYTGDCLGATQQVCEVVYYLSILLIWKFI
- the cobC gene encoding alpha-ribazole phosphatase; its protein translation is MEVYLVRHTETICDKGVCYGQSDVGLAEPFESVFENIVSQLPSEAIIFSSPLKRCVILAQYIQNNIKAISFEKEDRLMEMNFGDWEMKNWNEISPEQLNPWMEDFVNISVSNGESFIALHERVGDFLSQISKEITKPIIIVAHAGVIRSILCHRTSLSLKDAFNNKVDFGEVIKIAL
- a CDS encoding TonB-dependent receptor plug domain-containing protein, with amino-acid sequence MILKKLFAFCLLFLCQIIVAQRDTINNLKEVIVSDVNLKKYSTSQSVQILNDSVINKNASSLTSLLNYNTVIYFKENGLGMTSGPSFRGTTAAQTAVIWNGININSQFLGQTDFNTVGTRDFNSIAVKAGGGSVLYGSSAIGGSIHLNNDLRFKNEFSNQVFFSLGSYNTLSANYRINASSDKYSLQVNISRNSSDNDFKYPGTTDQRNINGEYYNTSMNTTFGYKIDAKNTIKAYSQFYDAERHFSLITPTESKTKYNDFNTRNLLEWESLFNRFTSKLKLAHIGESYKYFSNIDSELFTYGKVETSIIKYDLAFDVNDKIKLNTIVDYTRNKGYGSSIDNAKREVGSASLLLSHLVTDKWDYNASIRQEVTDNFGNPFLFSFGTRYQFTDFYRVKFNASKNFRMPTYNDLFWEGSGNPDLRPETSYQAEIGNEFFTKNFSVSLTTYYNSIKDLLRWVPTEGSGGAWSPENTDKVRAYGAEIILEWRPKIGNNHFTVNGTYAYTVSESKQLIKGESVYKQLIYVPYHKLTGSVSYNWKKVSSYFQYLYNGDAYTTPFNNPASKVKDYNIGNIGIDYDFGKKNSYKLGIQALNIWNKNYQPVASRQMPGRNYTIYINLNF
- a CDS encoding YncE family protein, which encodes MKRFNKLFLTVILSSAFFVSCSSDNDDTTPEPRGNYEGGLFIANEGQFLKSNGNVSYLSDDLKIENNVFSLLNPEKTTNDIIQCIGFNGDFAYLVVNNSNKIEVVNRYTFKSVATITASIKNPRYIAFANGKGYITNWGVGEDANDDYVGILDLATNTITSKIPVVEGPEKIIENGGKLYVTHKGGYNFGNSLTVINSATNSVVTNFVVGDMPSALVKDNGSLYILCEGYPNYAPTQTAGKLVKVSLSSNTVTSTLSFEGITHPGFLDLENDKLYYTIDSNIYSLSTSATTLPTAPIFKATEVTSLYGLAVKNSKIYVADRVNGVDNGDIYIYSLTGKLANDFSVGVNPNGFYFNN
- a CDS encoding S41 family peptidase; protein product: MKTILKSVLLLFLLAFSLQSCEDQDDVAAPADLQVKDFIWKGLNQYYLWQADVPNLADDRFNNNQEALNSFLRGYSQPEDLFQALLNKPISKFPKGQAIDRFSWIVSDYTVLEQELQGTTKNNGVDLRLSYKLNSTTDLVGYVRYIIPNSDASGKGIKRGDLFTGINGTQLTVSNYQSLLAADSYTLNMADFNGTSFEPNGKTISLVKTTLDENPIFINKVITSGSHKIGYLMYNGFYANYDAQLNAAFAELKSQGITDLVLDLRYNGGGSIQTATRLASMITGQFADKIFAKEKWNAKINAAFEIDNPEFLNNRFVDKLDGAAISSLNLSKVYILTTTGTASASELVINGLVPYISVVQIGETTVGKNVGSVTLYDSPTFGKAKRNLNHKYAMQPLVLKIVNAADFGEYTDGLKPTYEQLERITNLGVLGDTSEPLLSVAISQITGATGKKAQLDKGIALKNFTDTKAMDGIRNQMYVKDAPEGLLKALK
- a CDS encoding RNA polymerase sigma factor, which produces MNQNVFIELINPFKDKVFRLAKRLLTSTEEAEDATQEVIVKLWNKKENLDSYNSVEALAMTMTKNYCLDQLKSKRAGNLQIVHNNYTDREPQLDKKLEDSNSLEWVEKIISQLPEQLQILIQLRDVEQYEFDEIAKIVNMNETAIRVALSRARKKIRESMVNTHSYGIQ